One window of the Microplitis demolitor isolate Queensland-Clemson2020A chromosome 10, iyMicDemo2.1a, whole genome shotgun sequence genome contains the following:
- the LOC103578254 gene encoding MAP kinase-activating death domain protein, with product MDVQKKFLCPRLVDYLAIVGTKAPPVSRQPVQLPELLRRYPVEDHKDFPLPLDMVYFCQPEGCSSVGPKKSAQKDSTSFTFTLTDKDSGKTRYGICVNFYRPIERCTSASGSNNVWKKKDKNDIKLRKESWRRSMERSTDSAFSSDHRSSVIGPSDSEREFPSRRGSDTPLASRAPRLGITAPSCDSESGGSHSPSPRASRRRQRIRNHSLTSLCIISHHPFFSRFRECLFVLKKLIDACNENALPQKVGASRQTNKDTVWSVLTSQTFQGASSLVLHDVREIETWILRLLSAPVPVPDKTRVELEILSPQVPALCFALPDHTRFSLVDFPLHLPLELLGVEICLKVLTLILLEHKIVLQSRDYNALSMSVMAFVTMIYPLEYMFPAIPLLPTCMSCAEQLLLAPTPFVIGIPATFLMYKKNFRMPDDIWLVDLDSNKIVPPSGHHETIPPLPEPEGTILKNHLKQSMQLMDQAGSNNINMGSNQLSSKTSPQSGVPSPSRRESSASHQSTLSVIPSSRHRPSVDQGNSSQHSPISSPGASTASSPSRLSFSSPVGAKPTNQSQQQQQQPFNPFIYGNDVDSVDVATRVAMVRFFNSQNLLANFTEHTRTLRLYPRPVVAFQINSFLRSRPRTSEFLDKFARTQAVEFLAEWSLTPNNVAFLRVQTGVFDPAQIGDKARWFADSLEPIYFSVWDASNSLINAIKSLEEMENQPTDESGSDSEGAENTSSSYSSLSDFVSEMASSDLSPSNNHSQTTQHQMSLSVDPKNLYNPPDSLQYPGNEEDTAARPDSPASTSSSHSDLSSPSCNRDSELELNPKAQEIFQVPKNMPPIIPSLERQPSIGNVMDRTPSITGTGPLLPRQMSIGDNSQRRSSLAGSPKVNERSPASPVNPITRQSSDKIDGNGVLRQSSQGSLFEQIASQAKDLVRETTRQSSQDGILAHMDKLKIQAKEKINEAGEDSLFAPLEHLTQQTKKAVDGATKSVQEASKSALEASKTAAGVSKNTLDDLTYVGKSTFGDLTKSAKEATKKGLLKSLGESQQSSEQIPQSSRQSLKRDSLNTQLVASESRGGRRDLGRDFFSNVSNDINGIAAQTSNMFSDLFGSKNNSNRNSNNLLSGAQKVKDKSSMPSFSPFKRGKGGLMDKSSLIKHTSNRNDAEDIQRAQNNERTNTNNDNQAFITEVINQVLAGEGIGYFKLNRLKKLMEDESYRDVVVTKLNRGINRKISPDDHIDDVCISRPIYKGMLMCLQAVASGLAHTYHNYGLGGMASVFQLMEIAHTHYWSKDLTDGGYEAPLLLQASSFESHENLRSNLTNKSELVDVTKTLSSQHLHDGSQVHLEISHAVSPSSASDSNQSTADLFLDMFSKKGKLLSKLASFDSESGSRTTHGSSIISSSDTSDNKNALSNHPAFRQSHQSTLSIRSAVSDSEVEQGNNRNEKRGSIWSSKSSLSAGFRYHGGNLLPTTTTPSPEAARTYLFEGLLGKERSRLWDQMQFWEDAFLDAVAQERDMIGMDQGPGEMMERYKSLSDSERRRLEHDEDRLLCTLLHNLTAILVMLNVEKVELKRKIRRLLGKSHIGLIYSQELNQLLDQIDNLHGNDIDLKPLTSRQMHRQSFTVHAGTDAEGELRFLEVRHDGLVLRSVNGVIVERWWYERLVNMTCSPKNKVLCLSKRNGDQLELHNYYTKKSKDLYYCIKDAIEKAAARGRANLGVELGDEFPVQDVKTGEGGLLQVCIEGVGLLFANSKFFVRFEHIRKCFTQNGGIFVLEEFNPKTRQIIQHKYLSSMAREICYAVICVFSYLATGLKQRKLSRQEQESLSNTGVTIKERKIKHTDN from the exons atggacgtacagaaaaaatttttgtgtccAAGACTGGTTGATTATTTGGCTATCGTTGGAACTAAAGCACCACCAGTTTCACGACAACCTGTTCAG ttaccGGAATTATTACGTCGCTATCCAGTTGAAGACCACAAAGATTTTCCATTGCCGCTGGATATGGTTTACTTTTGTCAACCAGAAGGTTGTTCAAGTGTTGGGCCTAAAAAAAGTGCACAGAAAGATTCAACATCATTTACATTTACTCTCACTGATAAAGATtctg gTAAAACTCGTTACGGAAtatgtgttaatttttatcgacCAATTGAACGCTGTACGTCTGCATCCGGGTCTAATAACGTCTGGAAAAAAAAGGACAAAAATGACATTAAGTTACGTAAAGAAAGTTGGCGTAGGAGTATGGAGCGTAGCACTGATTCAGCGTTTTCGAG tgacCACAGGAGCAGCGTAATTGGTCCCAGTGATTCTGAAAGAGAATTCCCAAGTCGTAGAGGATCTGATACACCATTAGCCAGTAGGGCTCCTCGCTTGGGAATAACTGCACCGAGTTGCGACAGCGAAAGTGGTGGAAGTCATTCGCCGTCACCTCGAGCTTCTCGTCGACGTCAA agGATAAGAAATCATTCATTAACTTCATTATGTATTATTTCTCACCATCCATTTTTTTCACGTTTTCGTGAATGTTtgtttgtgttaaaaaaacttattgacGCTTGTAATGAAAATGCGTTGCCGCAAAAAGTTGGAGCATCACGACAGacaaataa agACACTGTCTGGAGTGTACTGACGTCGCAAACCTTCCAAGGAGCTTCATCACTCGTATTACATGACGTACGTGAAATAGAAACCTGGATTTTGCGATTACTCAGTGCCCCAGTTCCAGTTCCTGATAAAACGCGGGtagaacttgaaattttatcaccACAAGTTCCGGCTTTATGTTTTGCTCTGCCAGATCACACGCGTTTTTCTCTTGTTGATTTTCCTTTACATCTTCCATTAGAACTTTTAGGCGTTGAAATTTGTCTAAAAGTCCTAACATTAATTCTTCTAGAACATAag attGTCCTCCAGTCAAGAGATTACAATGCTCTCTCAATGTCCGTAATGGCATTCGTTACAATGATTTATCCATTAGAATACATGTTCCCAGCTATTCCGCTACTGCCGACGTGCATGAGTTGCGCTGAACAATTACTATTAGCACCAACGCCTTTTGTCATCGGAATACCCGCCACCTTTTtgatgtacaaaaaaaattttcgtatgcCAGATGATATTTGGCTAGTCGATTTAGACAGCAATAAAATAGTTCCACCAAGTGGTCATCATGAGACAATACCTCCGCTTCCGGAACCCGAAGgcactattttaaaaaatcatctcaAACAGTCAATGCAATTAATGGATCAAGCCGGCtctaat aatATAAATATGGGGTCAAATCAGTTATCATCGAAAACATCTCCGCAGTCTGGAGTGCCGTCTCCAAGCCGCAGAGAAAGCTCAGCATCTCATCAATCAACTCTAAG tgTGATACCTTCATCGCGACATAGACCTAGTGTAGATCAAGGAAACTCATCACAACATAGTCCAATAAGTTCCCCTGGAGCATCAACAGCATCGAGCCCGAGTCGTTTGTCATTCAGTAGCCCGGTTGGAGCAAAACCAACCAATCAATctcagcagcagcaacagcaaccGTTCAACCCTTTCATTTACGGCAATGATGTGGACTCAGTTGATGTGGCGACACGTGTAGCGATGGTCAGATTCTTTAATTCGCAGAATCTACTAGCGAATTTCACGGAACATACTCGCACACTAAGACTTTATCCCCGTCCAGTGGTTGCGTTTCagataaattcatttttacgaTCACGCCCAAGGACAAGTGAATTCTTGGATAAATTTGCTCGAACCCAAGCCGTTGAATTTTTAGCAGAATGGTCTCTGACTCCAAACAATGTTGCATTTTTGCGAGTCCAAACTGGCGTATTTGATCCAGCGCAAATTGGAGACAAGGCTCGTTGGTTTGCTGATTCATTGGAGCCTATTTACTTTTCTGTATGGGATGCTTCGAACTCTCTTATCAATGCTATAAAATCGCTCGAGGAAATGGAAAACCAACCGACAGATGAAAGCGGATCTGATTCTGAAGGCGCTGAGAACACTAGTTCATCTTATTCATCTTTATCTGACTTTGTTTCGGAAATGGCTTCATCTGATTTATCACCCA gtAACAATCATTCACAAACAACCCAGCATCAAATGTCATTGTCAGTGGATCCTAAAAATCTTTACAATCCTCCAGACTCATTACAGTATCCCGGTAATGAAGAAGATACAGCAGCACGCCCTGATAGTCCAGCAAGTACTTCTTCTAGTCACAGTGATCTCAGTAGTCCAAGTTGCAATCGAGACTCTGAACTTGAACTTAATCCGAAagctcaagaaatttttcaagttccaaaaaat atgccGCCGATTATTCCAAGTCTGGAACGACAACCGAGTATTGGAAACGTCATGGACCGGACTCCGAGTATAACTGGGACCGGTCCACTGCTACCTCGTCAAATGAGCATCGGAGATAATTCACAACGTAGATCTAGTCTAGCTGGAAGTCCCAAAGTAAACGAACGCTCACCAGCTTCACCAGTTAATCCAATCACTCGACAGAGCAGCGACAAAATTGACGGCAACGGTGTACTCAGACAGTCATCTCAAGGATCgttatttgaacaaatagcTTCTCAGGCCAAAGATTTGGTTCGTGAAACCACAAGACAAAGTAGCCAAGACGGTATCTTAGCTCACATGGACAAGCTGAAGATTCAagcgaaagaaaaaataaacgaagCAGGAGAAGACAGTCTTTTTGCTCCTCTTGaacat ctGACACAACAAACGAAAAAAGCTGTAGACGGCGCAACAAAGTCTGTGCAAGAAGCTTCGAAATCAGCTTTAGAAGCTAGCAAGACCGCTGCTGGTGTCAGTAAAAATACTCTTGACGATTTGACTTACGTGGGAAAAAGTACTTTTGGGGATTTAACTAAAAGTGCTAAGGAAGCAACCAAGAAAGGTCTATTGAag AGCTTGGGTGAATCTCAACAGTCTTCAGAACAAATACCCCAGTCATCACGCCAATCACTTAAACGTGATTCATTGAACACCCAGTTAGTAGCGTCAGAATCACGGGGTGGTCGACGAGATCTTGGTCGTGATTTTTTCAGTAATGTCAGCAATGATATTAATGGAATAGCCGCTCAAACGAGCAATATGTTCAGTGATTTATTcggtagtaaaaataattcaaatcgcaatagtaataatttattatcggGAGCTCAGAAGGTCAAAGATAAATCGTCAATGCCGTCATTTAGTCCATTTAAGCGCGGGAAAGGTGGATTAATGgataaatcatcattaataaaGCACACTAGCAATAGAAATGACGCTGAGGATATTCAAAGAGCGCAAAACAACGAGCGAACAAATACAAACAATGACAATCAAGCTTTTATTACTGAAGTTATTAATCAAGTTCTCGCTGGTGAGGGAATTGGTTATTTCAAACTTAATAGATTAAAGAAACTTATGGAAGATGAAAGTTATCGAGACGTTGTCGTCACTAAATTAAATCGCGGTATAAATCGTAAAATAAGTCCTGATGATCACATTGACGACGTc TGTATATCGCGGCCAATTTATAAAGGAATGCTAATGTGCCTTCAAGCAGTGGCCAGTGGTTTAGCTCATACTTATCATAATTACGGCCTCGGTGGTATGGCATCGGTATTTCAATTAATGGAAATTGCTCATACACACTATTGGAGTAAGGATCTCACTGATGGAGGATATGAAGCGCCTCTGCTATTACAA GCAAGCTCATTTGAAAGTCATGAAAATTTACGGTCTAACTTGACTAATAAATCAGAACTGGTTGACGTCACCAAAACACTATCATCACAGCATTTACATG atggaTCACAAGTTCACTTGGAAATATCACATGCAGTATCGCCGTCGTCTGCCAGTGACAGTAATCAATCGACGGCAGATTTATTTCTTGatatgttttcaaaaaaaggaaaattattaagtaaactGGCGTCTTTTGATTCTGAAAGTGGTAGTCGTACGACGCATGGGTCATCGATTATTAGTTCAAGTGATACATCGGATAATAAAAACGCGCTATCAAACCATCCAGCATTCCGACAGTCTCATCAGTCAACATTATCGATACGTAGTGCTGTATCGGACAGTGAAGTTGAGCAGGGTAATAATCGTAATGAAAAACGAGGTAGTATTTGGTCAAGTAAATCATCTTTAAGTGCTGGGTTTCGTTATCACGGCGGGAATTTATTGCCAACTACTACGACACCTAGTCCAGAAGCTGCGAgaacttatttatttgaag gtCTGTTGGGTAAAGAAAGATCACGACTATGGGATCAAATGCAATTTTGGGAAGACGCGTTTTTAGATGCCGTAGCACAAGAACGTGATATGATTGGTATGGATCAAGGGCCAGGTGAAATGATGGaaag ATATAAAAGTTTGAGTGACAGTGAACGTCGTCGACTAGAACACGATGAAGATCGACTACTGTGTAcattattacataatttaacAGCAATATTAGTAATGCTTAATGTAGAAAAAGTAGAACTTAAACGAAAAATTCGTCGGTTGTTAGGTAAAAGTCATATCGGTTTAATATACAGTCAGGAGCTTAATCAATTACTCGATCAAATTGACAACTTG cACGGGAACGATATCGATTTGAAGCCACTGACGTCTCGACAAATGCATAGACAATCGTTTACCGTCCATGCTGGTACAGATGCCGAAGGCGAGTTACGTTTTCTAGAAGTTCGGCATGATGGATTAGTATTACGATCGGTAAACGGTGTAATTGTCGAGCGTTGGTGGTATGAACGCTTAGTTAATATGACATGTAGTCCCAAAAATAAGGTATTATGTTTATCTAAACGTAATGGCGACCAGTTGGAACTGCATAATTATTATACGAAGAAA